A single genomic interval of Oryza sativa Japonica Group chromosome 7, ASM3414082v1 harbors:
- the LOC4343195 gene encoding probable plastid-lipid-associated protein 12, chloroplastic yields MAAAAAAAAAAGGLLHLGASRVPSRRPSAGAAPRLRGASCARGRQPRRRAPPPLAVAAAEEAYTGAETELLDALAGVQGRGRGVAPRQLEEVESAVQALEALGGLPDPTNSSLIEGSWQLIFTTRPGSASPIQRTFVGVDSFKIFQEVYLRTDDPRVINVVKFSESIGELKVEAEATIEDGKRILFRFDRAAFNFKFLPFKVPYPVPFKLLGDEAKGWLDTTYLSQTGNIRISRGNKGTTFVLQKSADQRQLLLSAISAGTGVKEAIDDLTSSRQGIEADLNTLAGEWQLLWSSKTEDESWSFVASAGLKGVQIIKEDGQLKNLVRPFPGVSLNASGNICKNEDGNNFNLSINKGAIQAGGLQFPLDARGEFAMEILYIDNKIRISNINQHKLVHVRIANRT; encoded by the exons atggccgccgccgccgcagcagcagcagcagccggaggCCTCCTGCACCTGGGGGCTTCTCGCGTGCCGTCGCGGCGGCCCTCCGCTGGCGCTGCGCCTCGCCTTCGTGGGGCCTCGTGCGCGCGGGGCCGCCAGcctcggcggcgggcgccgccgccgctcgcggtggcggccgcggagGAGGCGTACACGGGCGCCGAAACGGAGCTCCTCGATGCTCTCGCCGGGGTCCAGGGCCGCGGGCGAGGCGTCGCGCCGCGCCAGCTCGAG GAGGTGGAGAGCGCTGTTCAGGCTCTGGAAGCACTGGGAGGTTTGCCCGATCCG ACCAACTCAAGTCTAATTGAAGGTAGTTGGCAGCTCATATTTACTACAAGACCAGGGTCGGCATCCCCCATTCAG AGAACATTTGTTGGAGTTGACTCTTTCAAGATCTTTCAGGAAGTATACCTTAGAACAGATGATCCCAGGGTGATTAATGTAGTGAAGTTTTCAGAATCAATTGGTGAACTGAAAGTAGAG GCAGAAGCAACTATTGAAGACGGAAAGCGCATTCTTTTTCGTTTTGACCGAGCAGCATTCAACTTCAAGTTTTTGCCATTTAAGGTTCCATACCCAGTGCCATTCAAGCTTCTTGGAGATGAGGCAAAGGGTTGGCTTGACACTACGTACTTGTCTCAAACTGGGAATATACGTATTTCAAGGGGAAACAAG GGAACCACATTTGTTCTCCAGAAAAGTGCAGACCAACGGCAATTGCTGTTGTCAGCTATATCTGCAGGAACAGGAGTAAAAGAG GCTATAGATGATCTCACTTCAAGCAGACAAGGAATTGAAGCTGATCTGAACACTCTAGCGGGAGAATGGCAGCTATTATGGTCCTCAAAG ACTGAAGATGAAAGCTGGTCATTTGTTGCATCTGCTGGTCTGAAGGGTGTCCAG ATCATAAAAGAAGATGGGCAATTGAAGAATTTGGTAAGACCCTTTCCAGGTGTCAGCCTCAATGCAAGTGGCAACATATG TAAAAATGAGGATGGCAATAACTTTAACTTGTCCATAAATAAAGGAGCTATTCAAGCTGGTGGGTTACAGTTTCCCTTGGATGCTCGAGGAGAATTTGCCATGGAAATATT GTATATTGACAATAAGATAAGGATATCTAATATTAACCAACACAAGCTTGTCCATGTACGCATTGCAAATAGAACATAA
- the LOC4343196 gene encoding uncharacterized protein: MITHVKSALLSGHRGPHHLAASAAAAASFHSTPPLQRKRKTQWHHRFSYYEKRRRNRESKRTMLRNMSEYAEYLFQSWRDEDDKNDESSGPSWFRGHRWVRNPKNNGFRPHDFYFGNFRSRGGFEFCTSDEDEPETVFRNAFRGQQTFYWSFDSDDFCQRNHRRSHSESSRRWSYETDDEDETPAQTEVSLARQALGLSTSGPLKLEDVKSAYRTCALRWHPDRHNGSTKATAEEKFKHCSAAYQTLCDSLASA; this comes from the exons ATGATCACCCACGTCAAATCGGCTCTCCTCTCCGGCCACCGCGGCccgcaccacctcgccgcctccgccgccgccgccgcctcgttccACTCCACCCCTCCCCTCCAGCGGAAGCGCAAGACGCAGTGGCACCAC AGGTTCAGTTATTATGAGAAGCGCAGGAGAAATAGAGAATCAAAAAGGACCATGCTACGGAATATGTCTGAATATGCTGAGTACCTCTTCCAG AGTTGGCGGGATGAAGATGACAAAAATGATGAATCAAGTGGACCTTCTTGGTTCAGGGGACACCGTTGGGTCAGGAATCCAAAGAATAATGGTTTCCGCCcacatgatttttattttggaaacTTCAGAAGCAGGG GTGGATTTGAGTTTTGCACAAGTGATGAAGATGAACCGGAAACGGTGTTTCGCAATGCTTTCCGTGGGCAACAGACATTTTATTGGTCTTTTGATTCTGATGATTTTTGTCAGAGAAATCACAGACGTTCTCATTCAGAAAGTTCCAGACGTTGGAGTTATGAGACAGATGATGAGGATGAAACACCCGCACAGACGGAGGTATCTTTGGCACGGCAGGCACTTGGATTGAGTACTTCTGGTCCACTGAAACTCGAAGATGTTAAAAGCGC ATACCGGACATGTGCACTTAGATGGCACCCAGATCGTCACAATGGCTCAACGAAG GCTACTGCAGAGGAGAAATTCAAGCACTGCAGTGCAGCATACCAAACATTATGTGATAGTTTGGCCTCTGCATAA